In the genome of Populus trichocarpa isolate Nisqually-1 chromosome 6, P.trichocarpa_v4.1, whole genome shotgun sequence, one region contains:
- the LOC7492248 gene encoding probable small nuclear ribonucleoprotein G — translation MSRSGQPPDLKKYMDKKLQIKLNANRMVVGTLRGFDQFMNLVVDNTVEVNGDEKTDIGMVVLRGNSVVTVEALEPVNRAQ, via the exons TCTCAAGaa GTATATGGACAAGAAGCTTCAAA TCAAGCTGAATGCAAATAGGATGGTGGTTGGAACACTTCGTGGGTTTGACCAGTTCATGAATTTAGTTGTTGACAACACTGTGGAGGTGAATGGTGATGAGAAAACTGATATAGGCATGGTG GTGCTCAGAGGCAATAGTGTTGTCACAGTTGAAGCATTGGAACCTGTAAACAGAGCACAGTGA